A single window of bacterium DNA harbors:
- the tsaE gene encoding tRNA (adenosine(37)-N6)-threonylcarbamoyltransferase complex ATPase subunit type 1 TsaE, which translates to MEILSRGLKDTEDVAQNFLKNLTPRTDVATVVGLYGDLGSGKTTFVQAVAKALGVVEVVNSPTFLILKSYKLKANSYNLLHHIDAYRLESVEELRKLQFEELLRDPRNLIFIEWADRVATILPQEHIKLFFEFFDEHTRGITFSDSVSGTS; encoded by the coding sequence ATGGAAATTTTAAGCAGAGGCCTGAAAGATACGGAGGATGTGGCGCAAAATTTTTTGAAAAATCTTACGCCGAGGACAGACGTTGCTACGGTTGTCGGTCTTTATGGCGACTTGGGTTCCGGAAAAACGACATTTGTGCAGGCGGTTGCGAAAGCGCTTGGTGTCGTTGAGGTGGTTAACAGTCCAACGTTTCTTATTCTTAAAAGCTATAAGCTAAAAGCTAACAGCTATAATCTTCTTCATCACATTGACGCCTACCGTCTGGAGAGCGTGGAAGAACTTCGGAAACTTCAGTTTGAAGAACTGCTCCGTGACCCGCGCAACCTTATTTTTATTGAATGGGCCGACCGTGTTGCCACCATCCTGCCACAGGAACACATCAAACTCTTCTTTGAGTTTTTTGACGAACACACGCGGGGAATTACTTTTTCCGATTCTGTATCAGGCACGTCTTGA